In Osmia bicornis bicornis chromosome 10, iOsmBic2.1, whole genome shotgun sequence, one genomic interval encodes:
- the LOC114876266 gene encoding kinase D-interacting substrate of 220 kDa isoform X6, with product MTTRNLEKMLRLTTLSRTLHRTDSMVSLCYRSLASYITDDNLAGLQNFLENKRVQIDDRDENGSTALILAATKGKIHFVRELINHGAEVNAEDGDNWTALLCAAKEGHTDVCLELLEHGADLEHRDMGGWTALMWATYKGRSPTVTMLLARGADVNAHGNFHISSLLWAAGRGYPDIVKDLIAHGAKVNVGDKYGTTALIWASRKGHVEIVDALLKAGANVDTAGMYSWTALLVATLGNHVDVVLLLLEHKPNVNALDKDGCTALAIACRDGHHEIANALLNAGAYVNIQDRSGDTNLIHAVKGGHRGVVESLLKKYADVDIAGKDKKTATYIAVEKGNIPVLKLLLNANPDLEIATKDGDTPLLRAVRSRNAEIVQLLLDKKAKVSATDKKGDTVLHIAMRARSKAIVEILLRNPKNSQLLYRPNRQGETPYNIDINHPKTILGQIFGARRLNTNEDNENMLGYDLYSSALADILSEPSLSTPITVGLYAKWGSGKSFLLNKLREEMKNFARQWIDPVFQFSFLLFAVVTHVSLLVGTTIGLALQSWIVGLASGLSLIVVTYTFLILVWYANKRYDWYWPYNFTVALTTKLNSLKLLLQVIFSHPPGSRVHDGVTVQPIKFYFTDQTRVGTTAAGENAVVQMVGSLYDSIENDFGSLSTRLYRAFRPKPDKSTTTWKWRHLCCLPYIVIFEFCFCSLLVGISVLTVYLIDISSSEPTIERVTAHIIMITVALILAVSIIANLYTWSRTLQALVFSQRRHLQRSISKLETLKSEGFIQTLKSEVNLMTEMVKCLDSFMAQQSRLVIIVDGLDSCEQDKVLLVLDAIQALFSDNGYPFVVILAIDPHIIAKAVEVNSRRLFTESNIGGHDYLRNMVHLPFYLQNSGLRKVKVAQQTAQHSRKTTWTEAEESVNYTTTSTMHHSVSNRRLSTESGIMNSNEKLKPQSRKGSRKLRLSESIASSIGSNLNRLGGAQDLNKMLLTDDYFSDVNPRSMRRLMNVVYVTGRLLKAFQIDFNWYHLAIWINITEQWPFRTSWLILHYDMYEETLDDNMSLKSLYDKIRPQIPVLREVQPLLEMDRDERKLDIFLTFHRSSLLVSDMKIFLPFTINLDPYIKKKIKEEQQSIEEEAALGPYKQYSPWTLHGNGHEQLGKSGLTNRNVKFVRTPSLQGPMPPVPSTPSWCVQPSFDWQPSPWMQMPPPPPPPPSMEPKIKPLSATTTLPSEILETRLSSLSVNGVCDLIDRIESLSSHHAPQYKQVVKENNINGRVLLHCDLQELKKVLKMAFGDWELFRMVLVSLREIELSSFSTHEEASRSVRFTVGSEQIQRKDHALQSTSIRVPTHVEKEKGNSRTDGAPRRDQTKQSIMEKQFQVTLEEQMICGALQTLNEEACEDVLDVPSSTVVSTDSLPGSNSAAPQDTDYVILQSNPLLHWVPVTDELETSDDSSFESTVHLQRTNSQRSITSQHSTRSACSFGRKDMRKGGGNSNSSRPVSLVVSPPPSPRPAFRSKSTDENYVANNIPMRSTISTPMKKRRSTSTLNDEIVLSVPVPNSSLEKLTKLKDRLMGTLPVSPAPGESEDESTPLVSELSTPTHSQSDSVFKHDCSEENSSSISSNKSLPRDGERSVDVVDYSDTVSLMVRESSQVRFLSRQTAEEWDNPETPV from the exons ATGACAAcgagaaatttggaaaaaatgCTCAGACTCACCACTTTGTCCAGG ACCTTGCACCGGACTGACTCGATGGTATCTCTCTGCTACCGATCTCTTGCCAGCTATATCACAGACGATAATCTTGCTGGTCTGCAAAATTTCCTCGAGAATAAAAGAGTACAAATCGATGATCGAGATGAG AATGGTAGCACAGCCCTCATCCTTGCAGCAACCAAAGGAAAGATCCATTTTGTGCGGGAGCTTATCAATCATGGAGCAGAAGTTAACGCAGAGGATGGg GATAATTGGACGGCGTTACTTTGCGCTGCCAAAGAGGGTCACACCGATGTTTGCCTCGAGTTACTCGAGCATGGTGCCGACTTGGAACACAGAGACATG GGTGGATGGACGGCACTTATGTGGGCGACGTACAAGGGTAGGTCACCAACGGTGACGATGCTACTAGCTCGTGGAGCTGACGTCAATGCACACGGGAATTTTCATATATCCTCGTTGTTGTGGGCtgcaggcaggggttaccctGACATTGTTAAAGACCTTATTGCTCATGGTGCTAAAGTCAATGTCGGTGACAAG TATGGCACTACGGCTCTTATATGGGCATCCCGTAAAGGACACGTAGAAATTGTAGACGCTTTATTAAAAGCTGGTGCTAACGTTGATACTGCTGGCATG TATTCATGGACTGCACTTTTGGTGGCCACTCTTGGCAATCACGTAGACGTGGTGCTACTCCTTTTGGAGCACAAACCAAACGTGAATGCACTTGATAAAGATGGTTGCACAGCTCTTGCGATAGCTTGTCGAGACGGACATCATGAAATAGCAAACGCTCTCTTAAACGCTGGTGCTTACGTGAACATTCAAGATAGATCCGGAgatacaaatttaattcatGCTGTAAAAGGTGGTCATAGAGGAGTGGTGGAATCTCTTTTGAAGAAGTACGCTGACGTAGACATTGCCGGAaag GATAAGAAAACAGCAACTTATATTGCAGTTGAAAAAGGCAATATACcggtattaaaattattattgaacGCCAACCCAGATTTGGAGATCGCGACGAAAGACGGCGATACACCGTTACTGCGGGCAGTTAGGTCGCGAAATGCAGAAATAGTACAATTATTGCTAGACAAGAAGGCTAAAGTTTCAGCTACCGACAAAAAGGGCGACACTGTACTTCATATAGCCATGCGTGCACGATCAAAAGCTATCGTCGAGATACTATTAAGAAATCCGAAAAACAGTCAACTACTTTACCGTCCAAATAGGCAAGGTGAGACCCCGTACAACATCGACATCAATCATCCAAAGACGATTCTTGGACAAATATTCGGTGCAC GACGTCTTAATACTAACGAAGATAACGAAAATATGCTTGGTTATGATTTATACAGTAGCGCATTAGCAGACATTCTTAGCGAACCATCGCTCTCAACGCCTATAACTGTTGGCCTCTATGCAAAGTGGGGTTCTGGCAAATCTTTTTTGTTAAACAAATTGAGAG aggaaatgaaaaattttgctCGTCAATGGATAGATCccgtatttcaattttctttcttattgtTCGCAGTAGTAACTCACGTATCTTTGTTAGTGGGTACTACGATAGGTCTTGCCTTGCAATCGTGGATCGTTGGTCTTGCATCTGGTTTAAGTCTTATTGTCGTTACGTACACCTTCTTAATACTTGTCTGGTATGCCAATAAAAG GTACGATTGGTACTGGCCGTACAACTTCACTGTAGCTCTAACGACAAAGTTGAATTCATTGAAGCTATTGTTGCAAGTGATTTTTTCACATCCTCCTGGCAGTAGAGTTCACGACGGTGTCACTGTTCAGCCGATAAAGTTTTACTTCACCGATCAAACCCGAGTCGGTACAACTGCCGCTGGGGAAAACGCGGTGGTACAAATGGTGGGATCTCTTTACGATTCTATTGAGAACGACTTCGGTTCTTTATCCACAAGATTGTATAGGGCGTTCAGACCGAAACCTGATAAATCAACTACAACATGGAAATGGAGACACCTTTGTTGCTTACCATACATAGTAATATTCGAATTTTGCTTTTGCAGTTTGCTCGTTGGTATCTCTGTACTTACAGTCTACCTCATCGATATTTCTAGTAGCGAGCCAACAATTGAAAGAGTTACTGCACACATCATAATGATAACCGTTGCCTTAATACTAGCCGTTAGTATAATAGCAAACCTGTACACGTGGAGCCGAACGTTGCAAGCGCTTGTATTCTCCCAAAGGCGTCACCTTCAACGTAGCATATCTAAGTTGGAGACGTTAAAGAGTGAAGGGTTTATACAAACGTTAAAGAGCGAGGTTAATTTAATGACCGAAATGGTCAAGTGTTTAGACAGCTTCATGGCTCAACAAAGCAGATTAGTAATAATTGTGGATGGTTTAGACAGTTGTGAACAGGACAAAGTGTTGTTAGTTTTAGACGCGATACAAGCATTGTTCAGTGATAATGGTTATCCATTCGTTGTCATATTAGCAATTGATCCGCATATTATTGCCAAGGCAGTGGAAGTCAATAGTAGAAGATTATTTACAGAATCAAATATCGGAGGTCATGATTATTTACGCAATATGGTACATCTTCcgttttatttacaaaatagtGGTTTAAGGAAGGTGAAAGTTGCTCAACAAACTGCTCAGCACAGCAGAAAAACCACGTGGACCGAAGCTGAAGAGAGCGTTAATTATACCACAACGAGTACAATGCATCATTCTGTATCTAACAGAAGGCTTAGCACAGAGTCTGGTATAATGAACAGCAACGAAAAACTGAAGCCGCAAAGTAGAAAGGGGAGTAGAAAGTTACGATTAAGCGAATCGATCGCGAGTAGTATCGGTAGCAATTTGAATCGATTGGGTGGCGCCCAAGATCTTAATAAAATGCTCCTTACCGACGATTACTTTAGCGACGTGAATCCTCGTAGCATGAGAAGATTGATGAACGTTGTCTATGTTACTGGGAGATTGTTAAAAGCATTCCAAATTGATTTCAACTGGTATCATTTAGCTATTTGGATCAACATCACCGAGCAGTGGCCGTTTCGAACGTCATGGTTAATATTGCATTACGATATGTACGAAGAAACTTTAGACGATAACATGTCCCTGAAAAGTCTTTACGATAAGATACGACCTCAGATTCCGGTACTTAGGGAAGTTCAACCTCTTTTAGAGATGGACAGAGACGAACGCAAGTTGGATATTTTCTTAACCTTTCATCGTTCCAGCTTACTCGTCAGTGATATGAAAATATTCTTACCGTTTACGATTAATCTTGATCCTTATATTAAGAAGAAGATAAAAGAAGAACAACAGAGCATAGAAGAGGAAGCAGCCCTTGGACCGTACAAGCAATACAGCCCTTGGACGTTACACGGAAATGGCCACGAACAATTGGGTAAAAGTGGATTGACAAATAGAAATGTGAAATTCGTCAGAACGCCTAGTTTGCAAGGACCCATGCCGCCTGTACCATCGACACCATCCTGGTGTGTTCAACCATCGTTCGATTGGCAGCCTTCTCCTTGGATGCAAAtgcctcctcctcctcctccgccGCCTTCCATGGAACCTAAGATTAAACCACTTTCTGCAACTACAACTTTACCG tCCGAAATTTTGGAGACGAGGCTTTCTTCCTTATCAGTTAATGGTGTTTGTGATCTTATCGATAGAATCGAAAGTTTGAGTTCTCATCATGCACCGCAGTACAAACAAGTTgtcaaagaaaataatattaatggtAGAGTTTTATTACACTGTGACTTACAAGAGTTGAAGAAA GTTCTAAAAATGGCATTTGGGGATTGGGAATTGTTTCGTATGGTTCTTGTATCGCTTAGGGAAATAGAACTTTCGTCTTTTAGTACGCACGAAGAAGCTTCCCGAAGCGTACGATTTACTGTAGGTTCAGAACAAATTCAACGGAAAG ATCACGCTTTGCAAAGTACTTCGATACGTGTACCAACACatgttgaaaaagaaaaaggaaactcGAGAACCGATGGCGCACCCAGACGAGATCAAACTAAACAGTCTATTATGGAGAAACAA TTTCAG gTGACCCTGGAGGAACAAATGATATGCGGAGCGCTGCAAACGTTAAACGAAGAAGCTTGCGAAGATGTATTAGATGTACCATCTTCTACGGTAGTATCAACAGACTCACTCCCAG GATCTAACTCAGCGGCTCCTCAAGACACAGATTATGTGATTCTTCAATCTAATCCACTTCTCCACTGGGTACCGGTTACCGACGAGCTTGAAACCTCGGACGATAGTTCGTTCGAGTCCACGGTTCATCTTCAACGTACAAATTCGCAACGTAGTATCACGTCTCAGCACAGTACCAGATCAGCCTGTTCTTTTGGACGTAAAGATATGAGAAAAGGTGGAGGAAATTCCAACAGTAGTAGACCTGTATCTCTCGTTGTATCTCCGCCGCCTTCTCCTAGACCTGCCTTTAGATCCAAGTCAACAGATGAGAATTACGTAGCTAATAACATACCTATGAGGTCGACTATATCAACACCGATGAAGAAACGACGTTCCACGTCTACGTTAAACGACGAGATTGTTTTATCGGTTCCCGTACCGAATTCCAGCCTGGAGAAACTAACGAAATTAAAAGATCGTTTAATGGGAACGTTACCTGTTTCCCCTGCACCAGGAGAGAGCGAAGATGAATCTACACCATTAGTATCTGAATTATCTACCCCGACTCATTCCCAGTCCGATAGCGTGTTCAAACACGATTGTAGCGAAGAAAATAGTAGCTCGATATCATCAAATAAAAGCTTACCACGAGACGGGGAGAGATCCGTCGACGTTGTCGATTATTCTGATACTGTTAGCCTAATGGTGAGAGAATCTTCCCAGGTACGATTCTTATCACGACAAACTGCGGAAGAATGGGACAATCCCGAGACACCTGTTTGA
- the LOC114876266 gene encoding kinase D-interacting substrate of 220 kDa isoform X8 — protein sequence MVSLCYRSLASYITDDNLAGLQNFLENKRVQIDDRDENGSTALILAATKGKIHFVRELINHGAEVNAEDGDNWTALLCAAKEGHTDVCLELLEHGADLEHRDMGGWTALMWATYKGRSPTVTMLLARGADVNAHGNFHISSLLWAAGRGYPDIVKDLIAHGAKVNVGDKYGTTALIWASRKGHVEIVDALLKAGANVDTAGMYSWTALLVATLGNHVDVVLLLLEHKPNVNALDKDGCTALAIACRDGHHEIANALLNAGAYVNIQDRSGDTNLIHAVKGGHRGVVESLLKKYADVDIAGKDKKTATYIAVEKGNIPVLKLLLNANPDLEIATKDGDTPLLRAVRSRNAEIVQLLLDKKAKVSATDKKGDTVLHIAMRARSKAIVEILLRNPKNSQLLYRPNRQGETPYNIDINHPKTILGQIFGARRLNTNEDNENMLGYDLYSSALADILSEPSLSTPITVGLYAKWGSGKSFLLNKLREEMKNFARQWIDPVFQFSFLLFAVVTHVSLLVGTTIGLALQSWIVGLASGLSLIVVTYTFLILVWYANKRYDWYWPYNFTVALTTKLNSLKLLLQVIFSHPPGSRVHDGVTVQPIKFYFTDQTRVGTTAAGENAVVQMVGSLYDSIENDFGSLSTRLYRAFRPKPDKSTTTWKWRHLCCLPYIVIFEFCFCSLLVGISVLTVYLIDISSSEPTIERVTAHIIMITVALILAVSIIANLYTWSRTLQALVFSQRRHLQRSISKLETLKSEGFIQTLKSEVNLMTEMVKCLDSFMAQQSRLVIIVDGLDSCEQDKVLLVLDAIQALFSDNGYPFVVILAIDPHIIAKAVEVNSRRLFTESNIGGHDYLRNMVHLPFYLQNSGLRKVKVAQQTAQHSRKTTWTEAEESVNYTTTSTMHHSVSNRRLSTESGIMNSNEKLKPQSRKGSRKLRLSESIASSIGSNLNRLGGAQDLNKMLLTDDYFSDVNPRSMRRLMNVVYVTGRLLKAFQIDFNWYHLAIWINITEQWPFRTSWLILHYDMYEETLDDNMSLKSLYDKIRPQIPVLREVQPLLEMDRDERKLDIFLTFHRSSLLVSDMKIFLPFTINLDPYIKKKIKEEQQSIEEEAALGPYKQYSPWTLHGNGHEQLGKSGLTNRNVKFVRTPSLQGPMPPVPSTPSWCVQPSFDWQPSPWMQMPPPPPPPPSMEPKIKPLSATTTLPSEILETRLSSLSVNGVCDLIDRIESLSSHHAPQYKQVVKENNINGRVLLHCDLQELKKVLKMAFGDWELFRMVLVSLREIELSSFSTHEEASRSVRFTVGSEQIQRKDHALQSTSIRVPTHVEKEKGNSRTDGAPRRDQTKQSIMEKQFQVTLEEQMICGALQTLNEEACEDVLDVPSSTVVSTDSLPGSNSAAPQDTDYVILQSNPLLHWVPVTDELETSDDSSFESTVHLQRTNSQRSITSQHSTRSACSFGRKDMRKGGGNSNSSRPVSLVVSPPPSPRPAFRSKSTDENYVANNIPMRSTISTPMKKRRSTSTLNDEIVLSVPVPNSSLEKLTKLKDRLMGTLPVSPAPGESEDESTPLVSELSTPTHSQSDSVFKHDCSEENSSSISSNKSLPRDGERSVDVVDYSDTVSLMVRESSQVRFLSRQTAEEWDNPETPV from the exons ATGGTATCTCTCTGCTACCGATCTCTTGCCAGCTATATCACAGACGATAATCTTGCTGGTCTGCAAAATTTCCTCGAGAATAAAAGAGTACAAATCGATGATCGAGATGAG AATGGTAGCACAGCCCTCATCCTTGCAGCAACCAAAGGAAAGATCCATTTTGTGCGGGAGCTTATCAATCATGGAGCAGAAGTTAACGCAGAGGATGGg GATAATTGGACGGCGTTACTTTGCGCTGCCAAAGAGGGTCACACCGATGTTTGCCTCGAGTTACTCGAGCATGGTGCCGACTTGGAACACAGAGACATG GGTGGATGGACGGCACTTATGTGGGCGACGTACAAGGGTAGGTCACCAACGGTGACGATGCTACTAGCTCGTGGAGCTGACGTCAATGCACACGGGAATTTTCATATATCCTCGTTGTTGTGGGCtgcaggcaggggttaccctGACATTGTTAAAGACCTTATTGCTCATGGTGCTAAAGTCAATGTCGGTGACAAG TATGGCACTACGGCTCTTATATGGGCATCCCGTAAAGGACACGTAGAAATTGTAGACGCTTTATTAAAAGCTGGTGCTAACGTTGATACTGCTGGCATG TATTCATGGACTGCACTTTTGGTGGCCACTCTTGGCAATCACGTAGACGTGGTGCTACTCCTTTTGGAGCACAAACCAAACGTGAATGCACTTGATAAAGATGGTTGCACAGCTCTTGCGATAGCTTGTCGAGACGGACATCATGAAATAGCAAACGCTCTCTTAAACGCTGGTGCTTACGTGAACATTCAAGATAGATCCGGAgatacaaatttaattcatGCTGTAAAAGGTGGTCATAGAGGAGTGGTGGAATCTCTTTTGAAGAAGTACGCTGACGTAGACATTGCCGGAaag GATAAGAAAACAGCAACTTATATTGCAGTTGAAAAAGGCAATATACcggtattaaaattattattgaacGCCAACCCAGATTTGGAGATCGCGACGAAAGACGGCGATACACCGTTACTGCGGGCAGTTAGGTCGCGAAATGCAGAAATAGTACAATTATTGCTAGACAAGAAGGCTAAAGTTTCAGCTACCGACAAAAAGGGCGACACTGTACTTCATATAGCCATGCGTGCACGATCAAAAGCTATCGTCGAGATACTATTAAGAAATCCGAAAAACAGTCAACTACTTTACCGTCCAAATAGGCAAGGTGAGACCCCGTACAACATCGACATCAATCATCCAAAGACGATTCTTGGACAAATATTCGGTGCAC GACGTCTTAATACTAACGAAGATAACGAAAATATGCTTGGTTATGATTTATACAGTAGCGCATTAGCAGACATTCTTAGCGAACCATCGCTCTCAACGCCTATAACTGTTGGCCTCTATGCAAAGTGGGGTTCTGGCAAATCTTTTTTGTTAAACAAATTGAGAG aggaaatgaaaaattttgctCGTCAATGGATAGATCccgtatttcaattttctttcttattgtTCGCAGTAGTAACTCACGTATCTTTGTTAGTGGGTACTACGATAGGTCTTGCCTTGCAATCGTGGATCGTTGGTCTTGCATCTGGTTTAAGTCTTATTGTCGTTACGTACACCTTCTTAATACTTGTCTGGTATGCCAATAAAAG GTACGATTGGTACTGGCCGTACAACTTCACTGTAGCTCTAACGACAAAGTTGAATTCATTGAAGCTATTGTTGCAAGTGATTTTTTCACATCCTCCTGGCAGTAGAGTTCACGACGGTGTCACTGTTCAGCCGATAAAGTTTTACTTCACCGATCAAACCCGAGTCGGTACAACTGCCGCTGGGGAAAACGCGGTGGTACAAATGGTGGGATCTCTTTACGATTCTATTGAGAACGACTTCGGTTCTTTATCCACAAGATTGTATAGGGCGTTCAGACCGAAACCTGATAAATCAACTACAACATGGAAATGGAGACACCTTTGTTGCTTACCATACATAGTAATATTCGAATTTTGCTTTTGCAGTTTGCTCGTTGGTATCTCTGTACTTACAGTCTACCTCATCGATATTTCTAGTAGCGAGCCAACAATTGAAAGAGTTACTGCACACATCATAATGATAACCGTTGCCTTAATACTAGCCGTTAGTATAATAGCAAACCTGTACACGTGGAGCCGAACGTTGCAAGCGCTTGTATTCTCCCAAAGGCGTCACCTTCAACGTAGCATATCTAAGTTGGAGACGTTAAAGAGTGAAGGGTTTATACAAACGTTAAAGAGCGAGGTTAATTTAATGACCGAAATGGTCAAGTGTTTAGACAGCTTCATGGCTCAACAAAGCAGATTAGTAATAATTGTGGATGGTTTAGACAGTTGTGAACAGGACAAAGTGTTGTTAGTTTTAGACGCGATACAAGCATTGTTCAGTGATAATGGTTATCCATTCGTTGTCATATTAGCAATTGATCCGCATATTATTGCCAAGGCAGTGGAAGTCAATAGTAGAAGATTATTTACAGAATCAAATATCGGAGGTCATGATTATTTACGCAATATGGTACATCTTCcgttttatttacaaaatagtGGTTTAAGGAAGGTGAAAGTTGCTCAACAAACTGCTCAGCACAGCAGAAAAACCACGTGGACCGAAGCTGAAGAGAGCGTTAATTATACCACAACGAGTACAATGCATCATTCTGTATCTAACAGAAGGCTTAGCACAGAGTCTGGTATAATGAACAGCAACGAAAAACTGAAGCCGCAAAGTAGAAAGGGGAGTAGAAAGTTACGATTAAGCGAATCGATCGCGAGTAGTATCGGTAGCAATTTGAATCGATTGGGTGGCGCCCAAGATCTTAATAAAATGCTCCTTACCGACGATTACTTTAGCGACGTGAATCCTCGTAGCATGAGAAGATTGATGAACGTTGTCTATGTTACTGGGAGATTGTTAAAAGCATTCCAAATTGATTTCAACTGGTATCATTTAGCTATTTGGATCAACATCACCGAGCAGTGGCCGTTTCGAACGTCATGGTTAATATTGCATTACGATATGTACGAAGAAACTTTAGACGATAACATGTCCCTGAAAAGTCTTTACGATAAGATACGACCTCAGATTCCGGTACTTAGGGAAGTTCAACCTCTTTTAGAGATGGACAGAGACGAACGCAAGTTGGATATTTTCTTAACCTTTCATCGTTCCAGCTTACTCGTCAGTGATATGAAAATATTCTTACCGTTTACGATTAATCTTGATCCTTATATTAAGAAGAAGATAAAAGAAGAACAACAGAGCATAGAAGAGGAAGCAGCCCTTGGACCGTACAAGCAATACAGCCCTTGGACGTTACACGGAAATGGCCACGAACAATTGGGTAAAAGTGGATTGACAAATAGAAATGTGAAATTCGTCAGAACGCCTAGTTTGCAAGGACCCATGCCGCCTGTACCATCGACACCATCCTGGTGTGTTCAACCATCGTTCGATTGGCAGCCTTCTCCTTGGATGCAAAtgcctcctcctcctcctccgccGCCTTCCATGGAACCTAAGATTAAACCACTTTCTGCAACTACAACTTTACCG tCCGAAATTTTGGAGACGAGGCTTTCTTCCTTATCAGTTAATGGTGTTTGTGATCTTATCGATAGAATCGAAAGTTTGAGTTCTCATCATGCACCGCAGTACAAACAAGTTgtcaaagaaaataatattaatggtAGAGTTTTATTACACTGTGACTTACAAGAGTTGAAGAAA GTTCTAAAAATGGCATTTGGGGATTGGGAATTGTTTCGTATGGTTCTTGTATCGCTTAGGGAAATAGAACTTTCGTCTTTTAGTACGCACGAAGAAGCTTCCCGAAGCGTACGATTTACTGTAGGTTCAGAACAAATTCAACGGAAAG ATCACGCTTTGCAAAGTACTTCGATACGTGTACCAACACatgttgaaaaagaaaaaggaaactcGAGAACCGATGGCGCACCCAGACGAGATCAAACTAAACAGTCTATTATGGAGAAACAA TTTCAG gTGACCCTGGAGGAACAAATGATATGCGGAGCGCTGCAAACGTTAAACGAAGAAGCTTGCGAAGATGTATTAGATGTACCATCTTCTACGGTAGTATCAACAGACTCACTCCCAG GATCTAACTCAGCGGCTCCTCAAGACACAGATTATGTGATTCTTCAATCTAATCCACTTCTCCACTGGGTACCGGTTACCGACGAGCTTGAAACCTCGGACGATAGTTCGTTCGAGTCCACGGTTCATCTTCAACGTACAAATTCGCAACGTAGTATCACGTCTCAGCACAGTACCAGATCAGCCTGTTCTTTTGGACGTAAAGATATGAGAAAAGGTGGAGGAAATTCCAACAGTAGTAGACCTGTATCTCTCGTTGTATCTCCGCCGCCTTCTCCTAGACCTGCCTTTAGATCCAAGTCAACAGATGAGAATTACGTAGCTAATAACATACCTATGAGGTCGACTATATCAACACCGATGAAGAAACGACGTTCCACGTCTACGTTAAACGACGAGATTGTTTTATCGGTTCCCGTACCGAATTCCAGCCTGGAGAAACTAACGAAATTAAAAGATCGTTTAATGGGAACGTTACCTGTTTCCCCTGCACCAGGAGAGAGCGAAGATGAATCTACACCATTAGTATCTGAATTATCTACCCCGACTCATTCCCAGTCCGATAGCGTGTTCAAACACGATTGTAGCGAAGAAAATAGTAGCTCGATATCATCAAATAAAAGCTTACCACGAGACGGGGAGAGATCCGTCGACGTTGTCGATTATTCTGATACTGTTAGCCTAATGGTGAGAGAATCTTCCCAGGTACGATTCTTATCACGACAAACTGCGGAAGAATGGGACAATCCCGAGACACCTGTTTGA